One region of Mucilaginibacter sp. 14171R-50 genomic DNA includes:
- a CDS encoding cbb3-type cytochrome c oxidase subunit I yields MKKFTLYLTLILLSKAVHAQSGSPGSMPDSPDTASPAITLILILVFLAIFIGLALWLFGSSSRLEKLSNRSEDDGHSWLKKHLKDLEKYQLDLIIKRKNIEEEPDRKNEPGQAASGNNLKKPILLLLFLFQGLNLFAQSTEASGSVWTNPGVLITITLILIPLLIAVYIVSLKVSHLAKNIRGSQIRKDARKLAKSISELTNDELREELIERKKALDFRLSNTELAGEQLPADKKGLLHHIAEVDSPRFIAPKKKAVKRPDIDPALSKLILWYLGTAAFWLVLGTSVGEYLGIKFVAPDADHVSWLSFGRLRPVHTNMVFWGWSSLAMVGLGYYVVSTVSNTVVASLKRGWYSLFLINAAVIAGSISLMAGVNNGGGEYREYIWPIMLLFAIGLVITLINYLQTIARRKTKEIYISNWYIVSAVMFTIVIALVGYLPFWQNGLGESIAQGYYMHQGVGMWFMLFNLGLIYYFLPQQLNTPIYSYSLGILAFWTQILFYTLIGTHHFIFSAIPWWLQTVAIIGSMGMLIPVFAGTTNFLMTFRGNFHKIGSSYTLPFYLVGIIFYFTGSFQGTAEAFRSANLYWHFTDFTVAHSHLTMYGIIAFMLWAAIYTLVPRLTGKEPRQAWVGAHFWMALIGLLFYTIPLMVGGTLKGMAWLEGKPFIDSVVLMAPYWLWRAIGGSLMWASHLIFAYNLYYMIAGKAEIDLQKTVFDELEKLPVTE; encoded by the coding sequence ATGAAAAAATTTACCCTTTATTTAACACTAATCCTGTTGTCAAAAGCAGTGCATGCCCAAAGTGGTTCACCCGGTTCAATGCCTGATTCCCCGGACACTGCTTCACCGGCAATAACCTTAATCTTAATTTTAGTATTCCTGGCCATTTTTATCGGCTTGGCATTATGGCTTTTCGGAAGCAGCAGCCGTTTGGAAAAGCTATCCAACCGTTCCGAAGATGATGGCCATTCCTGGCTAAAGAAACATTTAAAAGATCTGGAAAAATATCAGCTTGATCTCATCATCAAACGGAAGAACATAGAAGAAGAACCAGACCGGAAAAACGAGCCCGGCCAGGCGGCAAGCGGAAACAATCTAAAAAAACCGATTCTTCTCTTGCTCTTCCTTTTCCAGGGCCTGAACCTGTTCGCGCAATCCACGGAAGCTTCGGGCAGCGTTTGGACAAATCCCGGCGTGCTGATTACTATTACTCTGATCCTGATCCCGCTATTGATCGCGGTTTATATTGTTTCGCTAAAAGTCAGCCACCTGGCAAAAAACATCCGCGGTTCTCAGATCAGGAAGGATGCGCGAAAACTGGCGAAGTCGATCAGCGAGTTGACCAACGATGAACTGAGGGAAGAACTGATTGAACGGAAAAAAGCACTTGATTTTCGGTTGAGTAATACAGAATTAGCGGGAGAACAGTTGCCCGCAGACAAAAAAGGCTTGCTTCATCATATTGCGGAAGTGGATTCCCCCCGTTTCATCGCGCCGAAAAAGAAAGCCGTTAAACGTCCGGATATCGATCCCGCACTGTCCAAACTCATTTTATGGTATTTGGGAACAGCGGCGTTTTGGCTGGTGTTGGGAACGTCGGTTGGCGAATACCTGGGCATTAAATTCGTAGCCCCGGATGCCGATCATGTCAGCTGGCTTAGCTTTGGGCGGCTAAGGCCGGTACATACCAATATGGTATTTTGGGGCTGGTCCTCACTGGCCATGGTCGGACTGGGGTATTATGTCGTTTCTACGGTCAGCAATACGGTTGTCGCCAGTCTGAAGCGCGGCTGGTATAGCCTGTTCCTGATTAATGCCGCTGTTATTGCCGGCAGTATATCTCTTATGGCGGGCGTTAATAATGGCGGCGGCGAGTACCGGGAATATATCTGGCCTATTATGCTGCTGTTTGCCATTGGGCTGGTTATTACTTTGATCAACTATTTACAGACTATCGCGCGGCGCAAAACGAAAGAGATCTATATCTCCAACTGGTATATTGTTTCAGCAGTCATGTTCACCATTGTCATAGCGCTGGTAGGCTACCTGCCCTTCTGGCAAAACGGACTTGGTGAAAGTATCGCTCAAGGTTATTATATGCACCAGGGCGTAGGCATGTGGTTCATGCTGTTTAACCTGGGGCTGATCTACTATTTTTTGCCGCAGCAACTCAATACCCCTATTTATTCTTATAGCCTGGGCATCCTGGCCTTTTGGACCCAGATCCTGTTTTATACCCTGATCGGGACCCACCATTTTATTTTCAGCGCCATCCCGTGGTGGCTGCAAACCGTGGCCATCATCGGTAGTATGGGTATGCTGATCCCGGTATTCGCCGGTACCACGAATTTCCTGATGACCTTTCGCGGCAATTTTCATAAGATCGGTTCCAGCTACACACTGCCGTTTTACCTGGTGGGTATCATCTTTTATTTTACCGGTTCGTTCCAGGGTACCGCCGAAGCGTTCCGCTCCGCAAACCTATACTGGCATTTCACTGATTTCACAGTGGCGCATTCCCATCTGACCATGTACGGCATCATCGCTTTTATGCTTTGGGCGGCGATTTATACCCTCGTTCCCCGCCTGACAGGGAAAGAGCCCCGGCAGGCCTGGGTAGGCGCGCATTTCTGGATGGCGCTGATCGGTCTGCTGTTTTATACGATTCCGCTGATGGTTGGCGGTACACTGAAGGGTATGGCATGGCTGGAAGGCAAACCCTTTATCGATTCGGTTGTGCTGATGGCGCCTTATTGGTTATGGCGTGCCATTGGCGGCTCCCTGATGTGGGCGTCTCATCTCATTTTTGCCTATAATCTTTATTACATGATCGCCGGTAAGGCAGAGATCGATCTGCAAAAAACCGTTTTTGACGAATTGGAAAAATTACCTGTTACCGAATAA